A stretch of Kiritimatiellia bacterium DNA encodes these proteins:
- a CDS encoding thiamine pyrophosphate-dependent dehydrogenase E1 component subunit alpha gives MKSTTHKTAVPREDWEAVVRCMWRARLTEERLVRLYHQGRIFGGVYTGIGQEAIGAATACAGGPDDLFAPCIRNMTVHLARGMPVLDIFRQYLGRATGPTRGRDGNVHYGNLANGVYAMISHLGAMLPVVTGGVMARRRLGRPAVGVAYIGDGATSTGDFHEALNFASVFDAPVLFVIENNKFAYSTPSASQYRCARLADRASGYGMEGLVADGNDAVGLHRLARELLAKMREKPRPILLECDTMRMRGHGEHDDCAYVPKELVESYAARDPLRLARERLAAEGALAAAAFDRIGQECQAEVDAGYHRALAEPAPDPATLTHGVYADA, from the coding sequence GTGAAATCGACGACCCATAAAACGGCGGTTCCACGGGAGGACTGGGAGGCCGTGGTCCGCTGCATGTGGCGCGCCCGGCTGACCGAGGAGCGGCTGGTCCGGCTCTACCACCAGGGCCGGATCTTCGGCGGCGTGTACACCGGGATCGGCCAGGAGGCGATCGGCGCGGCGACGGCCTGCGCCGGCGGGCCGGACGACCTCTTCGCGCCCTGCATCCGCAACATGACCGTCCACCTGGCCCGCGGCATGCCCGTCCTCGACATCTTCCGGCAGTACCTCGGCCGCGCGACCGGTCCGACCCGCGGCCGCGACGGGAACGTCCACTACGGGAACCTCGCGAACGGCGTGTACGCCATGATCTCCCACCTCGGCGCCATGCTCCCCGTGGTCACCGGCGGCGTGATGGCCCGGCGCCGGCTCGGTCGCCCGGCCGTCGGCGTGGCCTACATCGGCGACGGCGCGACCAGCACGGGCGATTTCCACGAGGCGTTGAACTTCGCCTCGGTCTTCGACGCGCCCGTCCTCTTCGTGATCGAGAACAACAAATTTGCCTATTCCACGCCCAGCGCCAGCCAGTACCGGTGCGCGCGCCTCGCCGACCGCGCGTCCGGCTACGGCATGGAAGGGCTGGTCGCCGACGGCAACGACGCGGTGGGCCTGCACCGGCTCGCCCGCGAGCTGCTCGCGAAAATGAGGGAGAAGCCCCGGCCGATCCTGCTGGAGTGCGACACCATGCGCATGCGCGGGCATGGCGAGCACGACGACTGCGCCTACGTGCCGAAGGAACTGGTCGAGTCGTATGCCGCGCGCGACCCGCTGCGCCTCGCCCGCGAGCGCCTGGCCGCGGAGGGCGCGCTGGCCGCCGCCGCGTTCGACCGGATCGGGCAGGAATGCCAGGCCGAGGTGGACGCCGGCTACCACCGGGCCCTCGCCGAGCCCGCGCCCGACCCGGCGACGCTCACCCACGGGGTCTACGCCGATGCGTGA
- a CDS encoding WbqC family protein, translating into MRLAVMQPYFFPYLGYFQLIAAANKFILYDNLNYIRQGWMHRNRIRLKGNGPVYCSVPLVGAGSFVKIRDVRIDPTRRWPGKFLDQLSFNYGRAPFFNEVFPVIEQAVQRHAERLTEVNRNGIIAVAEFLGIKTLISSDITRYEAFEAAVLKPDSALIRALGEEMGTGDVKTLRVLHLCRREGAEVYINPPGGRDLYSKDVFRRNGVALQFLEPRLSPYPQQEEPFLPGLSILDVLMHCGREGARRLLDDYTLA; encoded by the coding sequence GTGCGACTGGCAGTCATGCAGCCTTACTTTTTCCCGTACCTCGGGTACTTCCAGCTCATAGCGGCTGCGAACAAATTCATCCTGTACGACAACCTGAACTACATCCGGCAGGGCTGGATGCACCGCAACCGCATCCGCCTCAAGGGAAACGGCCCGGTCTATTGTTCGGTACCGCTGGTCGGCGCCGGTTCGTTCGTCAAGATTCGCGACGTGCGCATCGATCCCACGCGCCGGTGGCCCGGCAAGTTCCTGGACCAGCTCTCGTTCAACTACGGGCGAGCCCCGTTCTTCAACGAGGTCTTTCCCGTGATCGAGCAGGCCGTGCAGCGGCATGCCGAACGCCTGACGGAAGTCAACCGGAACGGCATCATCGCCGTCGCCGAATTCCTGGGGATCAAGACGCTGATTTCGAGCGACATCACCCGCTACGAGGCGTTCGAGGCCGCGGTCCTGAAGCCCGACAGCGCTTTGATTCGCGCCTTGGGCGAGGAGATGGGGACCGGCGACGTCAAAACGCTGCGGGTACTGCACCTCTGCCGCCGCGAAGGCGCCGAGGTTTATATCAATCCGCCCGGAGGCCGGGACCTGTATTCCAAGGACGTGTTCCGGCGGAACGGCGTGGCCCTGCAGTTCCTCGAGCCGCGCCTTTCGCCCTATCCGCAGCAGGAGGAACCGTTCCTGCCCGGGTTGTCCATCCTCGACGTCCTGATGCACTGCGGGCGGGAGGGCGCGCGACGGCTCCTGGACGACTATACCCTGGCATAG
- a CDS encoding glycosyltransferase, with product MTPPLVSVKVPTYNHERYIEACLDGILAQKTSFPFEVIVGEDGSTDGTRTIVETYAKAHPEVIRVVTSESNIGPARNLARIRAACRGAYEAMCEGDDLWIDPRKLQRQVDYLDTHPDCVYCFHDTLFYREDKGARPRYYCPANLSEFPTVADVLERPPFTATSSIVARRSFLDSLPSWRTQVLCSDLVVRLWGPHAGCVGYLKEVMALRRRHAGGLSMRTGHRRMAEEAIKAYRLFDEATGGRYRRLIRASIAFERHHAWLGPLCYAWHPARALARYRAFQTGAGL from the coding sequence ATGACCCCACCCCTGGTCAGCGTAAAAGTGCCCACGTACAACCACGAGCGGTATATCGAGGCGTGCCTGGACGGCATCCTGGCCCAGAAGACGTCCTTCCCCTTCGAGGTGATCGTCGGCGAGGATGGCAGCACGGACGGCACGCGGACCATCGTCGAGACGTATGCGAAGGCGCACCCGGAGGTCATCCGGGTCGTCACCTCCGAAAGCAACATCGGGCCGGCGCGCAACCTCGCGCGTATCCGGGCGGCCTGCCGCGGCGCCTACGAGGCCATGTGCGAGGGGGACGATCTCTGGATAGACCCGCGCAAGCTTCAGCGGCAGGTCGACTATCTCGATACCCATCCCGACTGCGTGTACTGTTTTCACGACACGCTTTTCTACCGCGAGGATAAGGGCGCGCGGCCCCGGTACTACTGCCCGGCCAACCTGTCGGAGTTTCCGACGGTGGCCGACGTGCTGGAGCGTCCGCCCTTCACCGCCACGTCCAGCATCGTCGCCCGCCGGTCGTTTTTAGATTCGCTGCCCTCCTGGCGAACCCAGGTCCTGTGCAGCGACCTGGTCGTCCGCCTCTGGGGTCCGCACGCGGGATGCGTCGGCTACCTGAAAGAGGTCATGGCGCTCCGACGCCGGCACGCGGGCGGCCTCTCCATGCGGACCGGCCACCGGCGGATGGCGGAGGAGGCGATCAAGGCCTACCGCCTGTTCGACGAGGCCACCGGCGGCCGGTACCGCCGGCTCATCCGGGCGAGTATCGCCTTCGAACGGCACCACGCCTGGCTCGGTCCTCTCTGTTACGCATGGCACCCGGCCCGGGCGCTCGCCCGCTACCGGGCCTTCCAAACCGGCGCGGGATTATAA
- a CDS encoding polysaccharide pyruvyl transferase family protein, translating to MKIFLDALSRVPTVSIGTQALIIGSLQILRRRFPDATFVMLTSHPGQERHYLDATGIPIEYVPRHPSQWGTLRQFRAIVRGVDAVACAWGDGYVGKPAWRILQKTFPLQQAGIPLVLVTASLGPFRAGLDAWLARRALALFDRLTVRDLNSQRHLRAAGLSDVRCLPDTAFVLEPAPDAAVDEILRREGIPSGESPVGINPSILLHHRFSAVNGRPYPPVVAALIEHVRRATQRPVLLIPHQIYPAGFPGLTPEIRLSWDGDDRAAAELVFQSLASREGVYALAGDYSPAEYKGILKRCELFVGGRMHAVISAVSAGTPSVIMQYSHKASGVMEMLGLSDRVWDIRSPESALSGLVEQAWRDRVELRARLRERSGRDAGEAYGLGDVFAEAMEARRSKA from the coding sequence ATGAAGATTTTCCTCGACGCTCTTTCGCGCGTCCCGACGGTGAGCATCGGGACCCAGGCGCTGATCATCGGCAGCCTGCAGATCCTCCGTCGCCGGTTTCCCGACGCGACGTTCGTGATGCTGACCAGCCACCCCGGCCAGGAGCGCCACTACCTCGACGCCACGGGCATTCCCATCGAGTACGTGCCGCGGCATCCCTCGCAGTGGGGCACGCTCCGGCAGTTCCGCGCCATCGTGCGGGGCGTGGACGCCGTGGCCTGCGCGTGGGGCGACGGCTACGTCGGAAAGCCGGCGTGGCGGATCCTGCAGAAGACGTTCCCCCTCCAGCAGGCGGGCATCCCGCTGGTCCTCGTCACCGCCTCGCTCGGCCCCTTCCGCGCGGGGCTCGACGCTTGGCTCGCCCGCCGGGCGCTCGCGCTGTTCGATCGGCTGACCGTGCGCGACCTGAATTCCCAGCGCCACCTGCGGGCGGCAGGCCTCTCCGATGTCCGCTGCCTGCCCGATACGGCCTTCGTGCTGGAGCCGGCGCCGGACGCCGCCGTGGATGAAATCCTTCGGCGCGAGGGCATTCCGAGCGGCGAGTCGCCCGTCGGCATCAATCCCAGCATCCTGCTGCACCACCGCTTTTCCGCCGTGAACGGACGGCCCTACCCGCCGGTCGTGGCGGCGCTGATCGAACACGTCCGCCGGGCCACGCAACGCCCGGTCCTGCTGATCCCGCACCAGATCTATCCCGCCGGCTTCCCCGGTCTGACGCCGGAAATCCGGCTCTCTTGGGACGGCGACGATCGCGCCGCCGCGGAGCTGGTGTTTCAATCGCTGGCATCCCGGGAAGGCGTGTACGCGCTCGCGGGCGATTACTCGCCGGCGGAGTACAAAGGCATCCTGAAGCGGTGCGAGCTGTTCGTCGGCGGCCGCATGCACGCCGTCATCAGCGCCGTGTCGGCGGGCACGCCCTCGGTGATCATGCAGTACAGCCACAAGGCGTCAGGCGTGATGGAAATGCTGGGCCTGTCGGACCGGGTGTGGGACATCCGCTCGCCGGAGTCCGCCCTGTCCGGTCTCGTCGAGCAGGCCTGGCGGGACCGGGTGGAGTTGCGCGCGCGACTCCGCGAGCGAAGCGGAAGGGACGCCGGGGAGGCCTATGGGCTCGGCGACGTGTTTGCCGAGGCCATGGAGGCGCGCCGCTCCAAGGCATGA
- a CDS encoding Coenzyme F420 hydrogenase/dehydrogenase, beta subunit C-terminal domain, whose amino-acid sequence MNTAPANIRSVVAAHLCTGCGMCENACPGGAISMARRRGIYEAVVTPERCTGCGLCRIVCPGPGVDRLRLGDALYPEDASDPGLGRYAACYAGHCADDATRRMGSSGGLATGLLAWMLKTGRVDGAVTVRSVPGWPLEPGAVVIRDPEDLPAASGSRYCPVHFAKILREVEPGPGRYAFVGLPCHLHALRKLQEARPRFRERIAWAFGLYCSGTRTFDATEYLLDRMGIAPASVASLAYRRGNGLGSLVVTCAHGRTRSREYTDYYPALRSFFIPHRCALCSDHFAELADLSFGDIQVPEFPDRRAGTGSVVARGRGLGLLEEAAAEGAVRLAPIDRARVVKSQAGQLRRKKRDVPARRKLFRRLGVPVPRDDEPAPRPGVRDTLAAWRATLILYAERAIGRRRSLWWIIDRLHGGKRVS is encoded by the coding sequence ATGAACACAGCGCCGGCCAACATCCGCTCCGTCGTGGCGGCCCACCTCTGCACGGGATGCGGAATGTGCGAAAACGCCTGCCCCGGCGGCGCGATTTCCATGGCCCGGCGCCGCGGAATCTACGAGGCCGTCGTAACGCCGGAGAGGTGCACCGGGTGCGGCCTTTGCCGGATCGTATGCCCGGGCCCGGGCGTGGACCGCCTCCGGCTCGGCGACGCGCTGTACCCGGAAGACGCGAGCGATCCGGGCCTCGGCCGCTACGCGGCCTGCTACGCCGGGCACTGTGCCGACGACGCGACGCGGCGCATGGGATCGTCCGGCGGCCTGGCGACCGGATTGCTGGCCTGGATGCTGAAAACAGGACGGGTAGACGGCGCGGTCACGGTCCGATCCGTCCCCGGCTGGCCGCTCGAACCCGGGGCGGTCGTGATCCGCGATCCCGAGGACCTCCCAGCCGCCAGCGGCTCCCGGTATTGCCCCGTTCACTTCGCGAAGATCCTGCGGGAGGTCGAGCCCGGGCCCGGCCGCTACGCGTTCGTCGGGCTGCCCTGCCACCTGCATGCCCTGCGCAAGCTGCAGGAGGCCCGCCCGCGGTTCCGCGAGCGGATTGCCTGGGCGTTCGGCCTGTACTGCAGCGGGACGCGGACCTTCGACGCCACGGAGTACCTGCTCGACCGCATGGGGATCGCCCCGGCCTCCGTGGCCTCACTGGCCTACCGCCGGGGGAACGGCCTCGGCTCGCTGGTGGTGACCTGCGCCCACGGCCGGACCCGGAGCCGCGAGTATACCGACTACTATCCCGCCCTGCGCTCCTTCTTCATCCCGCACCGATGCGCCCTGTGTTCGGATCATTTCGCGGAACTGGCCGACCTGTCTTTCGGCGACATCCAGGTCCCGGAATTCCCGGACCGCCGGGCGGGAACCGGATCGGTCGTCGCCCGCGGACGGGGCCTCGGACTGCTGGAAGAGGCGGCGGCCGAAGGCGCGGTACGTCTGGCGCCGATCGACCGCGCGCGGGTGGTGAAGTCCCAGGCGGGCCAGCTCCGGCGCAAGAAGAGGGACGTGCCCGCGCGGCGAAAGCTATTCCGCCGGTTGGGCGTGCCCGTGCCGCGCGATGACGAGCCGGCGCCGCGGCCCGGCGTTCGGGATACGCTGGCCGCGTGGCGGGCCACCCTGATACTCTATGCTGAGCGCGCGATCGGGCGGCGGCGCTCGTTATGGTGGATCATCGACCGCCTGCATGGAGGAAAACGGGTTTCATGA
- a CDS encoding lipopolysaccharide biosynthesis protein produces MSLKDKTVSGLLWSFLDDLARGGLLFVSGLFLARLLPPREFGLIGMTTLFIAISQTIVNSGFNQALIRKQDCTQADYSTVFYFNIAISVALYLLLYFAAGGIARFFHEPPLEPLIRVLGLTVPIGALGVVQQTQVVKEIKFKLLTRISIVSAAIAGMIGISLAYAGYGVWSLVALTLSRAGIELALLWWWSAWRPSLVFHRASFSEMFAFGSRLLASGLIGTLYAHIFNLIIGRFFSAADLGYYTQAQAFRNLPSQRLTAIVQRVSYPVLATLQEEAARLKAAYRRMLQCSMLVTFVLMLGMAASSEALLLTLVGEPWRPAVVYLRLLCLSGLFYPLHAINLNMFQVRGRSDLYLKLEVIKAVLVVPALVIGICWGIQTMILTMIFISFSTYVLTATWSSRLIGYGVGEQVRDILPSFALAASMAAVVYLFGRIVPLAPPLQLAAQVGLGTAWTIGLAELTRMGGYLYVKDLALEKLARGRSPPGRNTHEKA; encoded by the coding sequence ATGTCGCTCAAGGATAAAACCGTTTCCGGCCTGCTGTGGAGTTTTCTGGACGATCTGGCCCGGGGCGGCTTGCTGTTTGTCAGCGGCCTCTTTCTCGCGCGCCTGCTGCCCCCGCGCGAGTTCGGGCTGATCGGGATGACCACGCTCTTCATCGCCATTTCGCAAACCATCGTCAACAGCGGGTTCAACCAGGCGTTGATCCGGAAGCAGGACTGCACGCAGGCGGATTACTCCACCGTCTTCTACTTCAACATCGCGATCAGTGTGGCTCTGTACCTGCTGTTATATTTCGCCGCCGGCGGGATCGCGCGCTTCTTTCACGAACCCCCGCTCGAACCCCTCATCCGGGTGCTGGGCCTGACCGTCCCGATCGGCGCATTGGGCGTGGTGCAGCAAACCCAGGTCGTCAAGGAAATCAAGTTCAAGCTGTTGACCCGGATTTCGATCGTGTCGGCTGCGATCGCCGGGATGATCGGCATTTCCCTGGCGTATGCCGGCTACGGCGTCTGGAGCCTGGTCGCGCTGACACTTTCCCGAGCCGGGATCGAGCTGGCGCTGTTATGGTGGTGGAGCGCGTGGCGGCCTTCCCTTGTTTTTCACCGGGCTTCGTTCAGCGAGATGTTCGCGTTCGGTTCCCGCCTGCTGGCCAGCGGGTTGATCGGCACGCTGTACGCCCACATCTTCAACCTGATCATCGGGCGGTTCTTTTCGGCGGCGGACCTGGGGTATTACACCCAAGCCCAGGCCTTTCGCAACCTACCCTCCCAGCGGTTGACCGCCATCGTCCAGCGCGTGAGTTATCCCGTGCTGGCCACGTTGCAAGAGGAGGCGGCACGCCTGAAGGCCGCGTACCGCCGGATGCTTCAATGCTCCATGCTGGTCACCTTCGTGTTGATGCTGGGGATGGCGGCTAGTTCCGAAGCCCTGCTCCTCACCCTGGTGGGCGAGCCGTGGCGGCCCGCCGTCGTTTACCTGCGGCTCCTGTGCCTATCGGGTTTATTCTATCCCTTGCACGCTATCAATCTCAACATGTTCCAAGTACGAGGTCGCAGCGACCTGTACCTGAAACTGGAAGTAATCAAGGCGGTCCTGGTGGTGCCGGCCTTGGTCATCGGCATCTGCTGGGGCATCCAGACAATGATCCTGACCATGATTTTCATCAGCTTCTCCACGTATGTCCTGACCGCGACTTGGTCCAGCCGGCTCATCGGATATGGCGTCGGGGAGCAGGTCCGCGACATCCTGCCCTCCTTTGCCCTGGCCGCCTCCATGGCGGCCGTGGTGTACCTGTTCGGCCGGATAGTGCCCCTCGCCCCTCCACTCCAACTCGCCGCGCAGGTCGGCCTGGGCACCGCGTGGACGATCGGCCTGGCGGAACTCACCCGCATGGGCGGCTATCTCTACGTGAAGGATTTAGCGCTAGAGAAACTCGCGCGAGGTCGGAGTCCGCCCGGACGGAACACGCATGAAAAGGCATGA
- a CDS encoding DegT/DnrJ/EryC1/StrS family aminotransferase: MSMKPFDKPVYVTKPFLPPLEEYAAGLRAIWDSAWLTNGGPVLEQYLRALEEFLDHRNLCLFVNGTLALQIALDGLQLKGEVITTPFTFVATAHAAVWNRLRPVFADIEPEHYTLDPAAVEAAITPDTSAILAVHVFGHPCRLAALADIARRHRLKLVYDAAHAFGVRVQGRSMAHFGDVTMFSFHATKPYHSIEGGLLASVDPGLKNTFNQLKNFGIVSETEIVGLGTNAKMNEFQALMGLKNLSHMGAIIAGRARAAQVYRERLSGAPGLRLTPPLPEDCEANHAYQPVEIVDGESRLSRDEVYEGLKKYNVFARRYFHPLLTDCSTYRAARRGSELPVARRVARQILTLPIYHDLPVESAHRISDMVIHLAAGNPG; this comes from the coding sequence ATGAGCATGAAGCCGTTCGACAAACCCGTCTATGTGACCAAGCCGTTCCTCCCCCCGCTGGAGGAATACGCGGCCGGCCTGCGGGCCATCTGGGACTCGGCCTGGCTCACCAACGGCGGCCCGGTGCTGGAGCAGTATCTCCGCGCCCTCGAGGAGTTCCTGGATCATCGGAACCTCTGCCTGTTCGTCAACGGCACGCTGGCGCTGCAGATCGCGCTGGACGGGCTGCAACTCAAAGGCGAGGTGATCACCACCCCCTTCACCTTCGTCGCCACGGCCCACGCCGCGGTGTGGAACCGGCTGCGGCCGGTGTTCGCGGACATCGAACCCGAGCACTACACCCTGGACCCGGCCGCCGTCGAGGCGGCCATCACCCCGGACACCTCCGCGATCCTCGCCGTCCATGTCTTCGGGCATCCCTGCCGGCTCGCCGCGCTCGCCGACATCGCGCGGCGGCACCGCCTGAAGCTGGTCTACGACGCGGCGCATGCGTTTGGGGTCCGGGTGCAGGGCCGCTCCATGGCGCATTTCGGCGACGTGACGATGTTCAGCTTCCACGCCACCAAGCCGTACCACTCCATCGAGGGCGGCCTGCTGGCCTCCGTCGACCCCGGCCTCAAGAACACGTTCAATCAACTCAAGAATTTCGGCATTGTGTCCGAGACGGAGATCGTCGGGCTGGGCACCAACGCCAAGATGAACGAGTTCCAGGCCTTGATGGGCCTGAAGAACCTGTCTCACATGGGCGCGATCATCGCGGGGCGCGCCCGGGCGGCGCAGGTGTACCGCGAAAGATTGTCGGGGGCGCCCGGCCTCCGCCTCACGCCCCCGCTGCCGGAAGACTGCGAGGCCAACCATGCCTACCAGCCGGTCGAAATCGTCGACGGCGAGAGCCGGCTGTCCCGCGACGAAGTGTACGAGGGCCTGAAGAAGTATAACGTATTCGCCCGCAGATATTTCCATCCGCTGCTCACCGATTGTTCGACCTATCGCGCCGCGCGGCGGGGCAGCGAGTTGCCGGTGGCGCGCCGCGTCGCGCGGCAGATCCTGACCCTCCCGATCTACCACGACCTCCCGGTCGAGAGCGCGCATCGCATTAGCGACATGGTCATCCATCTAGCGGCCGGAAACCCGGGATGA
- a CDS encoding polysaccharide biosynthesis/export family protein, with amino-acid sequence MPPTSAAVRPPNPAPAPPADQALIRPGLMVNVTVIVGGKKQIEEAGRRVSENSTLTLPLLGSLSVGNETLDSLTGRLTAGYQEYFVNPQVLVEFVRDEMPEGISPWGHVTVMGRVKRPGRVNIPPTRDLTVSLAIQQAGGFDTSAKDTAILVTRRDPDGRTTTRQINLRAVGVRGQVENDIVLKPDDVVYIPELVF; translated from the coding sequence ATGCCCCCCACTTCCGCGGCGGTCCGGCCCCCGAACCCGGCCCCCGCCCCTCCCGCCGACCAGGCCTTGATCCGCCCCGGGCTGATGGTGAACGTGACGGTCATCGTGGGCGGCAAGAAACAGATCGAGGAGGCCGGCCGCCGCGTGTCCGAGAACAGCACGCTGACGCTGCCGCTCCTGGGCTCGCTCTCCGTGGGCAACGAGACCCTGGATTCGCTGACCGGCCGCCTGACGGCCGGATACCAGGAATACTTCGTGAATCCCCAGGTGCTCGTGGAATTCGTGCGCGACGAGATGCCCGAGGGCATCTCCCCCTGGGGGCACGTGACGGTCATGGGCCGGGTCAAGCGCCCCGGCCGGGTCAACATTCCTCCGACGCGCGACCTGACGGTGAGCTTGGCCATCCAGCAGGCCGGCGGCTTCGATACCAGCGCCAAGGACACCGCCATCCTCGTCACGCGGCGCGACCCCGATGGCCGAACCACAACCCGGCAGATCAACCTCCGCGCGGTCGGCGTGCGCGGACAGGTGGAAAACGATATTGTGCTGAAACCGGACGACGTGGTATATATCCCCGAATTGGTTTTTTAG